TATTTCCGAATAAACTCGGTTGGTGGGTCGGTAACTTTTGGTTTAGATTAACTCTCAGGAGGTGTGCGTTGGATTTAAGATTTTTATCTAAAATCCCAAATCTCAAATCCAAAATTAAATCTATGCCAGATCCCCAAATCTCTGCTATCATCTGTACCCACAATCGAGATACCTATTTAGGGGCTGCAATTGATAGTCTTTTAGCGCAGGATTTTACTGCTGACTTTGAAATTGTAGTCGTTGATAATGGGTCTAGCGATCGCACCCGTGAGGTTGTAGAACAAAGGGCCCACAATCCGCGCCTGAAGTATGTATTTGAACCCACCATTGGTTTATCTGTCGCCCGCAACACGGGTGCAAAAGTAGCTAGTGGTGATATTCTTGCTTATCTGGATGACGATGCTGTTGCTAGTCCTGGCTGGCTACAAGTTTTATATTTTGCCTATTACAATAATTCTAAACTAGCGATCGCAGGTGGCAAAGTCACTCTCTTATGGCCCCCAGGAATTATACAACCAAAATGGCTCTCTCCAGGGCTAGCTGCAAATCTGGGTGCATACGACTTGGGTGATAACAACATCTACATCGAGCAACCTGGCTTAACACCCAGAGGCTTAAATTACTCCATCCGCCGCAGTTTCCTAGAAGAAATTGGCGGTTTTGATCCTCATCTCGGTCGAGTGGGGAAAAATCTATTGTCAAATGAAGAACTGCAAATGACCGAATTTGCTCTACAGCGTGCTTGGCAAGTTGCTTATCTTCCCGAAGCGCTGGTTGCTCACAATGTTTCACCAGAACGCCTCCAACGCTCCTGGTTTTTAAATCGGGGTTGGTGGCAAGGTATCAGTGAATGCTATCGAGAACAACTCGCCGGAAAAGCTGGAATCGCTCAATTGCAGGGAGGTAGCGAACGATTTGTGCGCGGCTTGTATAAAGCATTGCAATATTTTTCTGATCCAGCAGAACGGTTTGACAAACTTGTATATGCTTACGGTCAGATTGGTTACTTAAATGCTGCTATTCAAGGTCTTTTATTCACATCAAATAAGAAATAACCAATAACTTAATTTATAGTGATATGTCATCTAAAATACCAGTTTCTGTACTAATTCCGGCAAAAAACGAACAAGCCAACTTACCAGCCTGTCTCGCTAGCCTCAGCAGAGCCGATGAAATATTTGTAGTAGATTCTCAAAGTACCGATAACAGCATTGAAATTGCAAAAAGTCACGGTGTCAATGTCGTACAATTCGACTTCAATGGACGCTGGCCTAAAAAGAAAAATTGGTCTTTAGATAATCTTCCTTTCCGTAACCAATGGGTGCTAATTGTAGATTGCGATGAGCGGATCACCCCTGAACTTTGGGAAGAAATTGACCAAGCAATTCAACATGATGAATATATCGGTTATTATCTCAACCGTCGCGTATTTTTCTTAGGAAAATGGATTCGCTATGGTGGGAAATATCCCGATTGGAATCTCCGTTTATTTCAACATAAAAAAGGTCGCTACGAAAACCTGCATACAGAAGATATTCCCAATACTGGAGATAATGAAGTTCACGAGCATGTGATTTTGCAAGGCAAAGTTGGGTATCTCAAAAATGATATGCTCCACGAAGACTTCCGCGACCTTTATCACTGGCTAGAACGACACAACCGCTATTCCAACTGGGAAGCCAGCGTTTATTTTAATATTCTTACAGGTAAAGATGATAGTGGCACTATCGACGCGAATCTATTTGGTGATGCAGTGCAACGCAAGCGCTTTTTGAAAAAAGTATGGGTACACCTGCCATTTAAACCCTTTTTACGGTTTGTTTTATTTTATATAATTCAACGCGGTTTTTTGGATGGCAAAGCTGGATATATCTATGCACGCTTGCTGAGTCAATATGAATATCAAATTGGCGTTAAACTTTACGAATTACGCAACTGTGGTGGTCACTTGAATACTGCAACTACCCCAAAGGAAGAAGCAGGGAAGCAGGGGAGTAGAGAAGCAGAGGTAAAGCTATTGACCATTGACTCATAACTCTGCCAATTTTAGATTTTGAATTTTGGATTGAAGGAAAAATTTAAAATCTAAAATCTAAAATCTAAAATCTAAA
This Nostoc sp. KVJ3 DNA region includes the following protein-coding sequences:
- a CDS encoding glycosyltransferase family 2 protein codes for the protein MPDPQISAIICTHNRDTYLGAAIDSLLAQDFTADFEIVVVDNGSSDRTREVVEQRAHNPRLKYVFEPTIGLSVARNTGAKVASGDILAYLDDDAVASPGWLQVLYFAYYNNSKLAIAGGKVTLLWPPGIIQPKWLSPGLAANLGAYDLGDNNIYIEQPGLTPRGLNYSIRRSFLEEIGGFDPHLGRVGKNLLSNEELQMTEFALQRAWQVAYLPEALVAHNVSPERLQRSWFLNRGWWQGISECYREQLAGKAGIAQLQGGSERFVRGLYKALQYFSDPAERFDKLVYAYGQIGYLNAAIQGLLFTSNKK
- a CDS encoding glycosyltransferase family 2 protein encodes the protein MSSKIPVSVLIPAKNEQANLPACLASLSRADEIFVVDSQSTDNSIEIAKSHGVNVVQFDFNGRWPKKKNWSLDNLPFRNQWVLIVDCDERITPELWEEIDQAIQHDEYIGYYLNRRVFFLGKWIRYGGKYPDWNLRLFQHKKGRYENLHTEDIPNTGDNEVHEHVILQGKVGYLKNDMLHEDFRDLYHWLERHNRYSNWEASVYFNILTGKDDSGTIDANLFGDAVQRKRFLKKVWVHLPFKPFLRFVLFYIIQRGFLDGKAGYIYARLLSQYEYQIGVKLYELRNCGGHLNTATTPKEEAGKQGSREAEVKLLTIDS